The region GGGCTCAGGAAAACGTTGGTACCGTCGGCGGCGATGGGCGACAGGGCGATGCCCGCGGCGAAAAGGGCACCCAAGCCGAGGTAGAGCTTGAGATGCGCCAGCAGTGCAAGCAGGCGGCGCGCGCCCCGGTCTTTCAGCATGGCGCCACCTCCTCGGCAACCGCATGCGGCGAAGCGGCTTCCAGGATCTTCTCCTGCGTTGCCTCACTGCGTGCAAAACAGGCGCTGACCTGGCCATCCCGCAGCACGATGATGCGATCGGCCAGCGCCAGCAGTTCTGGCAATTCGGAGCTCACCATGAGTATGGCCATACCCTGCGCAGCCAGCGAGGCAAAGAGCTCGTACAGCTCCGCCTTGGCGCCCACATCGATGCCGCGCGTCGGCTCATCCAAAAGGAGCACGGACGGCGAAGTGGCCAGACACTTGCCTGCTACCACCTTCTGCTGATTGCCGCCGCTCAGGGTCTCCACCGGCTGTTGAAAGCCTGTTGCCTTGATGCGCAGCCGTTGCATCAGCTCCTGCGCCAAGCGTCGTTCGCGCCGGCCGGAGATGAGCGCTGCGCGCAGCACCTTGTGCAAGGTAGCTAAGGTCAGGTTATGACCAGTGTTCATGGGGATCACCAAACCAGAGCGCCGTCTATCCTCGGGCACTAAAGCAATGCCGCGGCGCAGCGCATCGCGAGGGGAGCTCAGCCAAATGGGCGCACCGTGGAGAAGGATCCGCCCGCGCACGCGCAACGGATGCAGGCCGAACAGGCACTCCAAGAGCTCGGTCCTGCCGGAACCGAGCAGGCCGGCAACGCCAAGAATTTCGCCCTCGTGCACCTCCAGGCTGATGTCGCGCAGCACAGGCGGCAGGCCGGGTATCTCTGCCTCCAAGGTGAGGTGTTCGACTTTGAGAACCACGTTAGGCCTCGGCGCCGGGTGATGAGCGTCCAATGTCGAAAGCTCGCGTCCCACCATCATCCTGATGATCTCGGCGCGGGAGGTTTGGGCCGCAGGCACCGTGCCCACCAGGCGGCCATCGCGCAGCACGGAGATGCGGTCGGCGATCTGGAAGAC is a window of Calditrichota bacterium DNA encoding:
- a CDS encoding sugar ABC transporter ATP-binding protein encodes the protein QEAGIGIIYQELTLVPELTVAENIFLGREPLRRSGLVNKRQMERMAAEVLAQLHIAISPSALVRTLRIGQQQLVEIARAVSRAARVLIMDEPTSALSQAETAALFEVLNRLKNKGIAIIYISHRLGEVFQIADRISVLRDGRLVGTVPAAQTSRAEIIRMMVGRELSTLDAHHPAPRPNVVLKVEHLTLEAEIPGLPPVLRDISLEVHEGEILGVAGLLGSGRTELLECLFGLHPLRVRGRILLHGAPIWLSSPRDALRRGIALVPEDRRRSGLVIPMNTGHNLTLATLHKVLRAALISGRRERRLAQELMQRLRIKATGFQQPVETLSGGNQQKVVAGKCLATSPSVLLLDEPTRGIDVGAKAELYELFASLAAQGMAILMVSSELPELLALADRIIVLRDGQVSACFARSEATQEKILEAASPHAVAEEVAPC